A window from Telopea speciosissima isolate NSW1024214 ecotype Mountain lineage chromosome 8, Tspe_v1, whole genome shotgun sequence encodes these proteins:
- the LOC122671354 gene encoding pentatricopeptide repeat-containing protein At3g06430, chloroplastic, whose amino-acid sequence MASLSLSFTSSSSLRPSSLFLFLEEKKGKGKARMIEEYDSFGFPRYAFALPVRNGTSAPSSSSSSVRTSGPKREPPATKRLWKTGEFPGISDASVLNPSRTPIKNVKKKVDKKNNAKAWVNTVTEALAERIQKKQWEGALQVFEMLKEQPFYQPKEGTYMKLLVLLSKSGQPHRACQLFETMVEEGCEPTPELYTALLAAYCRSNLIDEAFSVLNQMKTLPRCQPDVYTYSILIKACIDALRFELVDSLYGEMDDRLITPNTVTQNIVLSGYGKAGKYDQMEKVLHGMLESSTSKPDVWTMNTILSLFGNKGQIEMMEKWYEKFRTYGIEPETRTFNILIGAYGKKRMYDKMSSVMEYMRKLSFPWTTSTYNNVIEVFADVGDAKNMEYTFDQMRAEGMKADTKTFSCLISGYANAGLFHKVLSCVRLAGKLEIPENTSFYNAVISACAKAEDLMEMERVFKRMKDKNCPPNSSTYSIMVEAYRKEGMNDKIFDLEQEKQEMVADGLEID is encoded by the exons ATGGCGtctctgtctctttcctttacttcttcttcttctcttcgtcCATCATCACTTTTCCTATTcctagaggagaagaagggcaAAGGAAAAGCTAGGATGATCGAAGAATACGACAGCTTTGGGTTTCCTCGCTACGCATTTGCTTTGCCTGTGAGAAATGGAACTTCTGCTCCTTCCTCATCGTCTTCGTCGGTCCGTACGTCGGGCCCTAAACGTGAGCCTCCTGCTACGAAGCGCCTTTGGAAGACTGGAGAGTTCCCCGGAATTTCCGACGCTTCGGTGCTCAACCCTTCGAGAACTCCCATAAAAAATGTTAAGAAGAAAGTGGATAAAAAGAACAACGCTAAGGCTTGGGTGAACACCGTTACCGAAGCATTGGCTGAACGAATTCAGAAGAAGCAATGGGAAGGTGCCCTACag GTTTTTGAGATGCTCAAAGAACAACCTTTTTATCAACCAAAGGAGGGAACTTACATGAAACTCTTGGTTCTACTTAGTAAATCGGGCCAGCCTCATCGGGCCTGTCAACTCTTTGAGACGATGGTTGAAGAAGGATGTGAACCCACCCCAGAACTGTACACAGCTTTGCTCGCAGCTTATTGCCGGAGCAACCTTATTGATGAAGCATTCTCAGTCCTCAATCAAATGAAGACCCTACCCCGTTGCCAGCCTGATGTCTATACGTACAGCATCCTCATAAAGGCTTGTATTGACGCATTACGGTTTGAACTAGTTGATTCCCTGTATGGAGAAATGGATGATCGCTTAATAACCCCAAATACAGTCACGCAAAACATAGTTTTAAGTGGCTATGGGAAGGCTGGTAAATATGACCAGATGGAGAAAGTGCTACATGGGATGCTTGAGAGCTCTACCTCTAAACCTGATGTCTGGACCATGAACACCATTCTAAGCTTATTCGGCAACAAGGGTCAGATCGAGATGATGGAGAAATGGTATGAGAAATTCCGCACCTATGGAATTGAGCCAGAAACACGCACTTTCAATATTCTGATTGGTGCTTATGGGAAGAAACGAATGTACGATAAAATGTCATCTGTGATGGAGTACATGCGCAAGCTGTCCTTTCCCTGGACAACCTCGACTTATAACAATGTGATCGAAGTCTTTGCAGATGTTGGGGATGCAAAAAACATGGAGTATACATTTGACCAAATGCGTGCAGAGGGAATGAAAGCAGACACCAAGACTTTCAGCTGCCTTATTAGTGGGTATGCTAATGCTGGTCTCTTCCATAAGGTGTTGAGCTGTGTTCGTTTGGCTGGTAAGTTGGAAATACCAGAGAATACTTCGTTCTATAATGCAGTAATTTCTGCATGTGCAAAAGCGGAGGATTTGATGGAGATGGAAAGAGTTTTCAAGCGTATGAAGGATAAGAACTGTCCCCCTAATTCCTCAACTTACTCTATTATGGTGGAAGCATACAGAAAAGAAGGTATGAATGACAAGATCTTTGATTTAGAGCAGGAGAAACAAGAGATGGTTGCCGATGGTTTAGAAATTGACTGA